A portion of the Mesobacillus sp. AQ2 genome contains these proteins:
- a CDS encoding ABC-F family ATP-binding cassette domain-containing protein: MSLLNVENLSHTFGDRTLFKDVSFRLLAEDHVGLVGANGVGKSTLMNIITGQLIHDSGKVEWTPGVEYGYLDQHTVLSPGKTIRDVLRDAFLPLFKKEEELNEVTGKMADATPEELEKLLEEMAEIQDALDAGGFYSLDIEVEEAARGLGLDAIGIDRDVSALSGGQRTKVLLAKLLLEKPKVLLLDEPTNYLDVEHIQWLTRYLKDYPYAFILISHDTEFMNQVSNVIFQLEFSKLTRYTATYEKFLELAEINKNQHLNAYEKQKDFIKKQEDFIAKNKARYSTTGRAKSRQKQLDRMERIDRPETALKPAFDFKESRASSRYVFEGTDFEIGYTHPLLPKLSVTIERGEKIALVGMNGVGKSTLLKTMLGKIPPLSGKIERGDFLFPSYFEQEVKAGSITPIEDVWSEFPGMDQHQVRAALARSGLKNEHISRPLNQLSGGEQAKVRLTKLLMNESNWLLFDEPTNHLDITAKEELKRALKAYKGTIVLVSHEPDFYEDWVTKVWNVEEWAANANN, from the coding sequence ATGAGTTTATTGAATGTAGAAAATTTAAGCCATACATTTGGGGATCGTACCCTTTTTAAAGATGTGTCATTTCGTCTGCTAGCCGAGGATCATGTCGGCCTTGTTGGCGCAAACGGTGTCGGGAAGTCCACCCTCATGAACATCATCACCGGACAACTAATCCACGATTCTGGAAAAGTAGAATGGACACCCGGAGTTGAGTACGGGTATTTGGACCAGCATACGGTTTTATCTCCTGGAAAAACAATTCGGGACGTGTTACGTGATGCCTTCCTCCCTCTCTTTAAAAAGGAAGAAGAGCTGAACGAAGTCACCGGCAAAATGGCAGATGCAACACCTGAGGAACTGGAAAAGCTGCTCGAAGAAATGGCGGAAATCCAGGATGCTCTTGATGCTGGCGGTTTTTATTCCCTTGATATCGAAGTTGAGGAAGCGGCAAGAGGCCTTGGCCTTGATGCAATCGGCATCGACCGTGATGTTTCTGCATTAAGCGGCGGACAGCGCACTAAGGTCTTACTTGCTAAGCTTTTGCTTGAAAAACCAAAGGTCCTTCTGCTTGATGAGCCGACTAACTATCTTGACGTTGAGCATATTCAGTGGTTGACCAGGTACCTGAAAGATTATCCTTACGCTTTCATTTTGATCTCGCATGATACCGAGTTCATGAATCAGGTTTCTAACGTCATTTTCCAGCTCGAGTTCTCAAAACTGACACGATACACTGCTACGTATGAAAAATTCCTGGAATTAGCTGAGATCAACAAGAATCAGCATCTAAATGCATATGAAAAACAAAAGGATTTCATCAAGAAACAAGAAGATTTCATTGCAAAAAATAAAGCACGTTATTCGACAACAGGCCGCGCGAAGAGCCGCCAGAAACAACTTGATCGCATGGAAAGGATCGACAGACCTGAGACGGCTTTAAAACCCGCTTTTGATTTCAAGGAATCACGCGCAAGCAGCCGATATGTATTTGAAGGCACAGATTTCGAAATCGGATATACGCACCCGCTGCTTCCAAAACTATCCGTTACAATAGAACGCGGTGAAAAGATTGCGCTAGTTGGTATGAATGGAGTCGGGAAATCCACTCTACTTAAAACAATGCTCGGAAAGATTCCTCCATTGAGCGGCAAAATCGAGCGGGGTGACTTCCTCTTCCCTTCCTACTTTGAACAGGAAGTTAAAGCAGGAAGTATCACACCTATTGAGGATGTGTGGAGTGAATTCCCTGGGATGGACCAGCATCAAGTAAGGGCGGCATTGGCCAGAAGCGGCCTCAAGAACGAGCATATTTCACGCCCCCTCAATCAACTGAGCGGCGGCGAGCAGGCTAAGGTACGCCTGACCAAATTGCTTATGAATGAAAGCAACTGGCTATTATTCGATGAGCCGACAAACCACCTGGATATCACAGCAAAAGAAGAATTAAAACGTGCATTAAAAGCATATAAAGGAACAATTGTCCTGGTCAGCCACGAACCTGACTTCTATGAAGATTGGGTTACAAAAGTTTGGAACGTGGAAGAATGGGCAGCGAATGCGAATAACTAA
- a CDS encoding triacylglycerol lipase, with protein sequence MIRGFISLSVSIVLLLVLVSPAGAAKRVTAASEKDPVVFVHGFTGSSSSYDDMKQWLVSQGWPSNYLFAIQYSNTTGSNINNAYELESFIKNVLRQTKASKVDIVAHSMGGLSTRYYVKYLDGAQNVDDVITLGSPHHGTNSSYFGLWTEGAREMVPGSAFLNDLNSVDETPNGNDSTSVIQYTSIFSSADTVINPYTSSIIDGADNVEISGVSHSGLLTDSSVRPLILNGLQDGGENSN encoded by the coding sequence ATGATCAGGGGATTTATAAGTTTATCTGTTTCGATTGTCCTGCTCCTTGTTCTTGTTTCACCCGCCGGTGCAGCCAAGAGGGTTACAGCGGCCTCTGAAAAAGATCCGGTTGTTTTTGTCCATGGGTTTACAGGTTCATCATCGAGTTATGATGATATGAAACAATGGCTTGTCAGCCAGGGATGGCCATCAAACTATCTGTTTGCTATCCAATATTCGAATACAACTGGAAGCAATATTAATAACGCGTATGAATTGGAATCGTTCATTAAAAATGTCCTTCGGCAGACAAAAGCATCGAAAGTAGACATAGTCGCCCATAGTATGGGTGGGTTAAGCACTCGCTATTATGTGAAGTACCTGGATGGTGCCCAGAATGTCGATGACGTTATAACTTTAGGTTCACCGCATCATGGAACAAATTCTTCTTATTTCGGCTTATGGACTGAGGGAGCAAGGGAAATGGTGCCAGGGAGTGCTTTCCTGAATGATTTGAACAGTGTTGATGAAACCCCAAATGGAAATGATTCTACCTCAGTTATCCAATATACATCGATATTCAGCAGTGCCGATACGGTTATTAACCCGTATACGAGTTCGATTATTGATGGAGCAGACAATGTGGAAATTAGCGGTGTTAGCCACAGTGGCCTGCTTACAGACTCGTCCGTTCGACCATTGATTCTTAATGGACTCCAGGATGGCGGGGAGAACTCTAATTAA
- a CDS encoding YhcN/YlaJ family sporulation lipoprotein: protein MNRVNSSFLTLLAPAFLIAGCNTYTDEGAGNPQVYGENSPRIQNVNEEYRSASYNQTYRMRVEDDLEDQVVRLQDVQSATVISIQRQAYVAVVLEDGNTESVPDDVYDEITSQIKAADETISEVYVSSNADFVVEMSDYRDQLQSRRPIPGLAEDFNDTIERTFPVNR, encoded by the coding sequence ATGAATCGCGTCAACTCGTCATTCCTGACACTATTAGCACCGGCCTTTTTGATTGCTGGTTGCAATACTTATACAGATGAAGGAGCAGGAAATCCTCAAGTTTACGGGGAGAATAGCCCGCGTATCCAAAATGTTAATGAGGAATACCGCTCTGCTTCTTATAATCAGACATACAGGATGAGGGTCGAGGATGACTTAGAGGATCAAGTAGTAAGGCTTCAGGATGTGCAGAGCGCTACCGTCATTTCTATCCAGAGACAAGCCTATGTAGCTGTTGTGCTGGAGGATGGCAATACTGAATCTGTTCCCGACGACGTATACGATGAGATCACCAGCCAAATTAAAGCCGCCGATGAAACGATTTCGGAAGTTTATGTATCATCAAATGCAGATTTTGTTGTGGAAATGTCGGATTATCGTGATCAGCTGCAGAGCAGAAGACCGATCCCAGGGCTCGCAGAAGATTTTAATGATACGATTGAAAGGACATTCCCTGTAAATCGTTAA
- a CDS encoding AbrB/MazE/SpoVT family DNA-binding domain-containing protein codes for MKATGIVRKTDQLGRVVIPMELRKKLSIGENDPLEIFVDEDMIILKKYQPDLTCLITGTISNDNMSLADGKIVLSKEGAEQLVKELQSYLAAN; via the coding sequence ATGAAAGCTACAGGAATCGTGAGGAAGACGGATCAGCTGGGCAGGGTGGTCATTCCGATGGAATTAAGGAAGAAACTAAGTATCGGTGAAAATGATCCGCTGGAGATATTCGTGGATGAGGATATGATCATCCTGAAAAAATACCAGCCTGACCTGACTTGCCTTATAACTGGCACGATCAGCAATGACAACATGTCGCTTGCAGACGGAAAAATTGTGTTAAGTAAAGAAGGGGCTGAACAATTGGTTAAAGAATTGCAAAGCTACCTTGCTGCCAACTAG
- a CDS encoding HD domain-containing protein encodes MRDVTLLDIYEHHIAQKYLKRSGMAHAIAVAYHAFQLAKEHNVDVDMAAKAGFLHDIGHFTWYKNGKWDYELYRKNDIHPIKGAERAHKLLIRLGENPVQAKATSLAILFHTDSFLPSNDIVRTPLQKVVKWADEKDEEEGGEHHYRKIDHDRAKQSIIRLDKMIDAELSKGADSGETSLPI; translated from the coding sequence ATGAGAGATGTCACTCTTTTGGATATATATGAACACCATATTGCCCAAAAGTATTTGAAACGTTCTGGAATGGCGCATGCAATCGCAGTTGCCTATCATGCGTTCCAGCTTGCCAAGGAGCATAATGTGGATGTAGATATGGCTGCCAAAGCTGGGTTCCTTCACGATATCGGCCATTTTACCTGGTACAAAAACGGAAAGTGGGATTACGAATTATACCGGAAGAACGATATCCACCCTATAAAAGGAGCGGAAAGAGCGCACAAGCTCCTGATCAGACTGGGTGAAAACCCCGTACAGGCGAAAGCCACTTCACTTGCCATCCTTTTCCACACAGACTCTTTTTTGCCTTCGAATGATATTGTCCGTACTCCGCTCCAAAAAGTCGTAAAATGGGCGGATGAAAAAGACGAAGAAGAAGGCGGTGAACACCATTACCGAAAAATAGATCACGATCGGGCGAAACAAAGTATTATCCGGCTTGATAAAATGATTGATGCAGAATTGTCGAAAGGGGCGGACAGCGGGGAAACCAGCCTGCCTATTTAA
- a CDS encoding ATP-binding cassette domain-containing protein — protein sequence MSEFIDVKNIEKVYERKIALSSLSLSVKKGELIALIGPSGAGKTTLLNLLAANLSPDQGEITIDGQLLAEMTDQKKRAKKIGIIRQQFDLIGELPVIHNVLAGKLSEWGIIKSLLSMLFPQDKDDAIRALTRVGLSEKLYERTSALSGGEQQRVALARLLVQSPEIVLADEPVASLDPARAEDILALLVKIASEENQTLIASLHSVEYAKRYFDRLVALQDGQIFFDLPSSSVSDAQIASLYKLKEQE from the coding sequence ATGAGCGAATTCATTGATGTAAAAAATATAGAAAAAGTTTACGAGCGGAAGATAGCCTTATCTTCCCTTTCTTTGTCGGTAAAAAAGGGTGAATTAATCGCTTTGATCGGGCCAAGTGGTGCAGGAAAGACGACTTTGCTGAATCTGCTTGCCGCTAACTTATCGCCAGATCAAGGAGAAATTACGATTGACGGCCAGCTGTTGGCTGAAATGACCGACCAGAAAAAACGGGCCAAAAAGATCGGAATCATCCGTCAGCAATTTGACCTTATAGGGGAATTGCCGGTGATTCATAATGTGCTTGCAGGAAAATTATCAGAATGGGGCATCATAAAATCTCTCCTATCCATGTTGTTTCCTCAGGATAAGGATGATGCAATTCGAGCTCTTACACGTGTGGGTCTGAGTGAAAAACTGTATGAACGAACATCTGCCCTTTCAGGTGGGGAACAGCAGCGTGTTGCCCTTGCCCGGCTGCTTGTCCAGAGCCCTGAGATCGTACTGGCGGATGAACCTGTCGCATCACTTGATCCTGCTCGTGCCGAGGACATCCTGGCACTCCTTGTCAAAATCGCATCAGAGGAAAATCAAACATTGATTGCCAGTCTGCATTCCGTTGAGTATGCAAAAAGATACTTCGATCGCTTGGTCGCACTGCAAGATGGGCAAATTTTCTTCGATTTGCCTTCATCATCCGTATCAGACGCTCAAATTGCCAGCTTGTACAAACTGAAGGAGCAAGAGTAA
- a CDS encoding putative selenate ABC transporter substrate-binding protein, with amino-acid sequence MKKLMIAAVLLLTALSGCAGENTEEAKKETIKIGAIPDQNAADLNRSMEDFAKDLGKKTGMNVEYVPSVDYSALVTAFQRGEIQLAWFGGLTGVQARNLVPEAEPFAQRPIDEKFKSVFIAQKDSEIDSLEDLKGKSFTFGSESSTSGHLMPRYFMMEAGIDADQDLDGKPNYSGSHDKTYKLVESGAYETGALNISVWEAAVKEGKVDESKVKVFYTTPEYFDYNWTVNIADEESKKKIKDAILSMTKEDNEIMELLQTDRFIETNNENYKAIEEVAKQLKIIK; translated from the coding sequence ATGAAAAAACTTATGATCGCAGCAGTCTTGCTGCTGACTGCTCTTTCGGGCTGTGCTGGGGAAAATACCGAAGAAGCTAAAAAGGAAACAATCAAGATTGGCGCAATTCCGGATCAAAACGCAGCTGATTTGAACAGGAGCATGGAAGACTTTGCAAAGGACCTGGGCAAAAAGACAGGTATGAATGTTGAGTACGTCCCTTCTGTGGATTATTCAGCTTTAGTAACTGCTTTTCAACGCGGTGAAATTCAGCTTGCATGGTTTGGAGGATTGACGGGTGTCCAGGCTAGAAATTTAGTCCCTGAAGCTGAACCATTCGCACAGAGGCCGATTGATGAAAAATTCAAGTCTGTTTTTATTGCCCAAAAAGATAGTGAGATTGATAGTCTTGAAGATTTAAAAGGTAAATCTTTTACATTTGGCAGCGAAAGTTCAACTTCGGGGCACCTGATGCCTCGTTACTTCATGATGGAAGCAGGCATTGACGCTGATCAAGACCTTGATGGGAAACCTAACTACTCAGGTTCCCACGATAAAACTTATAAGCTAGTTGAATCTGGAGCCTACGAGACAGGAGCATTGAATATTTCTGTTTGGGAAGCAGCTGTCAAAGAAGGCAAGGTCGATGAATCAAAGGTAAAAGTATTCTACACAACTCCTGAGTATTTTGACTACAACTGGACTGTCAACATCGCAGATGAAGAATCAAAAAAGAAAATCAAAGATGCGATTCTATCAATGACTAAAGAAGACAATGAAATTATGGAATTACTGCAAACCGATCGATTCATTGAAACAAATAATGAAAATTATAAAGCAATAGAAGAGGTCGCCAAGCAACTAAAGATCATCAAGTAG
- a CDS encoding ABC transporter permease subunit, whose amino-acid sequence MERSWWKFELHKRKILSLLLLLAFLWSLTSIHWNKDLFHGGGIKTAKQIATTFFSPDLSKDILQLALKSTWTTLSYAVAGMSLALVIAFFWGILASGVLVSNLKTKRHVKVFFRGQLGFMRAIHELVWAWLFVASIGLSPFAAIFALAIPYGGILGRIFADMLEDVPTQPIKALEAAGAGKFQTLFYGYLPMVRSSIVSYAMYRFECAVRSSAIMSFVGIGGLGYQIQLSLDDLQYNEVWTFVFFLILLVILIDVWSNLLRKNLNSANAEKKQLKISFYSMILLAIGSWLSIYTIENASLSMLFTKENLQYSSQFFKGLIGIGEDQPAFLSSDSWSNAVSLTWETLVMSIMATGFATIAAILTMIPAARNVADGSITLSKKWYGWLSFGSVRAGYIFTRAVPELVWAMMIIFIFKPGILPGAIALALHNYGILGKLLAEVIEDLDSRPVRNLASCGASRVQLLLYGVLPAALPRFLTYILYRWEVIMRTTIVVGFVGAGGLGQQFKLSMSFFHYTDITLLLFFYLVLVFAADYISEKARFFIK is encoded by the coding sequence ATGGAGAGAAGCTGGTGGAAATTCGAACTTCATAAAAGAAAGATACTTAGTCTTCTCCTCTTGCTGGCCTTTCTTTGGAGTCTGACATCCATACATTGGAACAAGGACTTGTTTCATGGCGGAGGAATAAAAACGGCCAAACAGATTGCAACGACATTTTTCAGTCCAGATTTATCGAAGGATATACTCCAGCTTGCCCTGAAGTCCACCTGGACGACGCTAAGCTATGCTGTGGCAGGAATGAGCCTGGCCCTTGTCATTGCTTTTTTCTGGGGAATCCTTGCTTCTGGAGTCCTTGTATCCAATTTAAAAACAAAGCGGCATGTAAAAGTATTCTTCAGAGGTCAGCTTGGCTTCATGCGAGCAATCCACGAGCTTGTTTGGGCCTGGCTGTTCGTTGCTTCAATCGGCCTTTCCCCCTTTGCCGCTATTTTTGCCTTGGCCATCCCTTATGGGGGGATTCTTGGCAGGATTTTTGCAGACATGCTAGAAGACGTCCCGACACAACCAATCAAGGCATTGGAAGCTGCTGGCGCAGGCAAATTCCAGACACTATTTTACGGATACCTTCCGATGGTCAGGTCAAGCATCGTAAGTTATGCCATGTACCGTTTTGAATGCGCGGTTCGTTCATCAGCCATCATGAGTTTTGTAGGCATTGGCGGGCTGGGCTACCAAATACAATTAAGCCTTGATGATTTACAATATAATGAAGTATGGACATTTGTGTTCTTTCTGATCCTTCTTGTCATCCTTATCGATGTCTGGAGCAATCTTTTAAGGAAGAATCTGAATTCAGCAAACGCAGAAAAAAAACAGCTGAAAATTTCTTTCTATTCAATGATTCTACTCGCCATTGGATCTTGGCTTTCCATTTACACCATCGAAAATGCTAGCCTATCAATGCTATTCACAAAAGAAAATCTCCAATACTCCAGTCAGTTCTTCAAAGGGCTAATTGGGATTGGTGAAGATCAGCCGGCTTTTCTGAGCAGTGACAGCTGGTCCAATGCTGTTTCCCTTACATGGGAAACATTAGTGATGAGTATAATGGCCACTGGGTTTGCAACCATTGCAGCCATATTAACAATGATTCCTGCAGCCAGGAATGTGGCAGACGGGTCGATTACCCTGTCAAAAAAATGGTATGGATGGCTGTCATTCGGTAGTGTGCGGGCTGGGTATATTTTTACAAGGGCCGTTCCGGAACTGGTTTGGGCTATGATGATCATCTTTATTTTCAAGCCTGGAATTCTGCCTGGTGCGATAGCACTTGCCCTTCATAACTATGGAATTCTTGGCAAGCTGTTGGCCGAGGTAATAGAGGATTTAGATTCCCGCCCGGTGAGGAACCTGGCATCCTGCGGTGCAAGCAGGGTCCAATTATTATTATACGGTGTCCTGCCGGCTGCGCTTCCCCGTTTCCTGACGTATATACTCTACCGATGGGAGGTAATCATGCGGACCACTATCGTAGTTGGCTTCGTTGGAGCAGGCGGACTTGGACAGCAATTCAAATTAAGCATGAGCTTCTTCCATTATACAGATATCACACTATTACTGTTCTTCTATCTTGTTCTTGTCTTTGCTGCAGACTATATTTCGGAAAAAGCAAGATTCTTCATAAAATAA
- a CDS encoding AI-2E family transporter, whose product MWVQRPFFKYSTGLILILLIIFLFGKIDYFVSPLQNFIIAIFFPVLISGLMYYILRKPVQWISRYLPKIASILIVFALVAGLFTALSYFAGSLLGEEISALTENFPEKVDEVTEESQKVINDNKIGIIKADEIKQKALNYLSKLSQNLGENIMTLFSVITSIATVLVVVPFLAFFFLKDDEKLRPYILKHIPSEHAQEGNKILTDIDKTLFTYVTGQFIIALVDGILMYLGYLFIGLDYALLLAVLAMFLTIVPFLGPLLGIIPALFIALTNSPLMALKVLIVLVVVQQLEGNLVTPQVMGKKLSIHPITVILILIAAGSLYGFIGILIAIPLYSVVKIIIKDVWKFYKLRDKKI is encoded by the coding sequence ATGTGGGTTCAACGGCCTTTTTTTAAATATTCGACAGGTCTTATCCTGATACTGCTAATCATCTTTCTTTTTGGTAAAATTGATTACTTCGTCTCGCCTCTGCAAAATTTTATAATCGCCATTTTCTTTCCGGTCCTGATCTCAGGCCTGATGTATTATATTTTACGTAAGCCGGTTCAATGGATAAGCCGCTATCTCCCTAAAATCGCCAGTATTTTAATCGTGTTCGCCCTTGTAGCAGGATTATTTACAGCCTTATCTTATTTTGCAGGCTCCCTATTGGGAGAAGAGATTAGCGCCCTGACAGAAAATTTTCCTGAAAAAGTCGACGAGGTTACAGAAGAATCCCAAAAAGTCATCAATGACAATAAAATAGGAATTATCAAGGCAGATGAAATCAAGCAGAAGGCTTTAAATTATTTAAGCAAGCTCTCTCAAAATCTCGGGGAAAATATCATGACATTATTTTCCGTGATTACGAGTATTGCAACTGTTCTAGTCGTAGTACCTTTCCTGGCTTTTTTCTTCCTGAAGGATGATGAAAAATTAAGACCATATATTCTAAAGCATATACCCAGTGAACATGCACAGGAAGGAAATAAAATTTTAACGGACATTGATAAAACCTTGTTTACCTATGTAACAGGACAATTCATAATCGCACTGGTTGACGGTATTTTAATGTACTTAGGATATTTATTTATCGGCCTGGACTACGCTCTCTTGCTTGCGGTCTTGGCAATGTTTTTAACTATCGTTCCATTTTTAGGCCCCCTTTTAGGAATCATTCCGGCGCTGTTCATTGCATTAACGAACAGTCCATTAATGGCGCTTAAGGTGCTCATCGTGCTGGTGGTCGTGCAGCAGCTGGAGGGTAATCTTGTCACTCCGCAGGTAATGGGGAAAAAGCTCAGCATCCACCCAATTACCGTCATCCTGATTTTGATTGCAGCCGGATCATTGTATGGATTTATCGGCATCCTGATTGCCATACCACTATACTCGGTGGTAAAGATCATCATCAAGGATGTTTGGAAGTTCTATAAACTTCGAGATAAAAAGATATAA
- the arcA gene encoding arginine deiminase: MKYPLNINSEIGELKSVVLHRPGKEVENLTPKYLERLLFDDIPYLPAVQKEHDYFADVLRNRGIEVLYLEKLMEEALHTEELRQEFIDQVLNESKSNLNGSRSIVEEYLHSYSTEEMIQKVMSGVLKSEIEQEKKVHLHELLDDYYPFFLDPMPNLYFTRDPAAVIGDGISLNKMCEGARKRESLFMDFIMKHHPRFAAHDIPFWYDRDQYYPLEGGDELVLSPEVIAIGVSARTSAQAIEKLAKQIFSKNDRIKKVVAVEIPKLRAYMHLDTVFTMVDHEKFTIHHGIEGPNGDMKIYILEKGTDPDKLAISERSNLTETLKEVLRLQDLILIPCGGGHEIAAAREQWNDGSNTLAIAPGVVVTYDRNYVSNDLLRKNGVEVIEIPSSELSRGRGGPRCMSMPIYREDL; the protein is encoded by the coding sequence ATGAAATATCCACTTAATATAAATTCAGAGATTGGAGAGTTGAAGTCAGTAGTGCTGCATAGGCCTGGCAAGGAAGTCGAAAATCTGACACCAAAATATTTGGAACGGCTTCTTTTTGACGACATTCCGTATCTTCCAGCAGTCCAAAAAGAACATGATTATTTCGCTGATGTATTAAGGAACCGAGGCATCGAGGTTCTTTATCTCGAAAAATTAATGGAAGAGGCCTTACATACAGAAGAATTAAGACAGGAATTCATTGATCAGGTACTCAATGAAAGCAAAAGCAATTTGAACGGATCGAGAAGCATAGTGGAAGAGTATCTTCATTCCTATTCTACTGAAGAGATGATTCAAAAAGTGATGTCTGGCGTGTTGAAATCAGAAATCGAACAGGAGAAGAAAGTGCACTTGCATGAACTTCTGGACGACTACTATCCTTTCTTCCTGGATCCTATGCCAAATCTCTATTTTACAAGAGATCCAGCCGCCGTGATTGGGGATGGAATATCATTGAACAAAATGTGTGAAGGAGCAAGGAAAAGGGAGTCACTTTTCATGGATTTCATCATGAAGCATCATCCCCGGTTCGCTGCCCATGATATTCCTTTTTGGTACGACCGGGATCAGTACTACCCTCTCGAAGGCGGGGATGAACTCGTGCTCAGTCCTGAAGTCATTGCCATCGGGGTAAGTGCGCGGACTTCTGCCCAGGCAATTGAAAAATTGGCAAAACAGATATTCTCCAAAAATGATCGAATAAAAAAGGTGGTAGCTGTTGAAATCCCTAAATTGAGGGCATATATGCACCTTGATACAGTGTTTACAATGGTTGACCATGAAAAATTCACCATCCATCATGGAATCGAGGGGCCCAACGGTGATATGAAAATATATATTCTTGAAAAAGGTACAGACCCAGACAAACTTGCCATCTCAGAACGCTCCAACTTAACAGAAACATTGAAGGAGGTCCTTCGCCTTCAGGATTTAATCCTGATACCCTGTGGAGGCGGTCATGAAATCGCTGCTGCCCGCGAGCAGTGGAACGATGGCTCTAATACACTGGCGATCGCTCCCGGAGTCGTTGTCACCTATGATCGAAACTATGTGTCCAATGATTTGCTGAGGAAAAATGGCGTCGAGGTAATTGAAATTCCAAGTTCTGAACTCTCACGCGGGCGCGGTGGCCCTCGATGTATGAGTATGCCAATCTACCGGGAAGATTTGTAA